The Drosophila biarmipes strain raj3 chromosome 2L, RU_DBia_V1.1, whole genome shotgun sequence genome has a window encoding:
- the LOC108029118 gene encoding E3 ubiquitin-protein ligase msl-2, with translation MLAQSVYLKVTRLSLRSASNLSKRRVDELSSGIGELRQLLSCVVCCQLLVDPYSPKGKRCQHNVCRLCLRGKKRLFPRCSQCEDCSDFKTYEENRMMGTQLLCYKTLCVHLLHSALFGQLSGLRPQVGRELVSRIRLPPLSTQDFIREGSNISDTGDTFLPQPDLPFLKDLPTSLPAETPPTTAATTPELPYDRHLNISDIEAEAAATAEQGHFSPLPLLPTGSRMGLLAHGGQIVIATESSESGFMDHAWTDQVDLSGAVSVSSFPGNSTNFAVSYVMPTAASTPFNPQDLQIGQVVQMANSAELAVLAAVEETDETSAQLTELPAEEPEEALPTIEEVEETSITSETLAEEHKEVNTHVEMHTSQPPNLEEVQEPQEEQVTQKRKLGDMQAEWQEEEQQAQDKNLEELQAAAEEEAQDVEWQPSCEVQQEDNSTESQPKRRKTRSKKSSTAAKIEPAPAEVKAKLQSGKGAFRKIRGKEAEEKVKPPKSKCRCGISGAANTLTTCRNSRCPCYKNFNSCADCHCVGCKNPHKEDYVESDHDDDDFEEVLKEAPEPEPVEQAAEEPKQEETSVDMVPATNGAIQFVLLSDMMTAPYPVVLMENETGGVQGFNIFQDNKPVDPATAGYIYVQVHNNNSKISLPKFAYVMPPPALPEPPAPSLSPPPPPPAPSLSPPPPPPAPEREVIEPPAKKFRTSRTRRGRANFSALDTVDELVSGGSRSNSAAGDRLSATDNAHLLFEEIMSGSDDL, from the exons ATGCTGGCCCAGTCGGTGTACTTGAAGGTGACGCGCCTCTCGCTGCGCTCCGCCTCGAACCTCTCCAAGCGCCGCGTGGACGAGCTGAGCTCCGGCATCGGGGAGCTGCGCCAGCTGCTGTCCTGCGTGGTCTGCTGCCAGCTCCTGGTGGATCCCTACTCGCCCAAGGGCAAGCGGTGCCAGCACAACGTCTGCCGGCTGTGCCTGCGCGGCAAGAAGCGGCTGTTCCCCCGCTGCTCACAGTGCGAGGACTGCTCCGACTTCAAGACCTACGAGGAGAACCGCATGATGGGCACCCAGCTGCTGTGCTACAAGACGCTGTGCGTCCACCTGCTGCACTCCGCCCTCTTCGGCCAGCTGAGCGGTCTGCGGCCCCAGGTGGGCCGGGAGCTGGTGTCGCGCATCCGGCTGCCGCCCCTGAGCACCCAGGACTTCATACGCGAGGGCTCCAACATCTCAGACACGGGCGACACCTTCCTGCCGCAGCCAGATCTGCCCTTCCTCAAGGACCTGCCCACCTCGCTGCCCGCCGAGACGCCGCCCACAACGGCGGCCACCACGCCAGAGCTGCCCTACGACCGGCACCTGAATATCAGCGACATTGAGGCGGAGGCCGCGGCCACCGCCGAGCAGGGCCACTTCTCGCCACTGCCCCTGCTGCCCACGGGATCGCGGATGGGCCTGCTCGCCCACGGCGGGCAGATAGTCATTGCCACCGAGTCCTCGGAGTCGGGCTTTATGGATCACGCTTGGACGGACCAGGTGGACCTGTCCGGCGCCGTGTCGGTCTCCAGTTTTCCCGGCAACAGCACCAACTTTGCCGTGTCCTATGTGATGCCCACCGCTGCGTCCACGCCGTTCAATCCTCAGGATCTGCAGATCGGCCAGGTGGTGCAAATGGCCAACTCCGCGGAGTTGGCTGTGCTGGCTGCCGTGGAGGAAACTGATGAAACCTCTGCCCAGTTGACAGAGCTCCCCGCTGAGGAGCCCGAGGAGGCTCTGCCCACCATTGAGGAAGTCGAAGAGACCTCGATTACGTCGGAGACCCTGGCCGAGGAGCACAAGGAAGTCAATACACATGTGGAAATGCACACTTCACAACCTCCTAATCTGGAGGAGGTTCAAGAGCCACAGGAAGAGCAGGTTACTCAGAAGCGGAAGTTGGGCGACATGCAAGCAGAGtggcaggaggaggagcagcaggcaCAGGACAAGAACCTGGAAGAGCTGCAAGCAGCCGCCGAGGAGGAGGCGCAGGACGTGGAATGGCAGCCCAGCTGTGAGGTGCAGCAGGAGGATAACAGCACTGAGTCCCAGCCCAAGCGAAGGAAGACCCGCAGTAAGAAATCCTCGACAGCCGCCAAAATCGAGCCTGCTCCGGCTGAGGTCAAGGCCAAACTGCAGTCCGGCAAAGGGGCCTTCCGCAAGATCCGTGGGAAGGAGGCGGAGGAAAAGGTGAAGCCGCCGAAGTCCAAATGCCGATGCGGTATTTCCGGCGCGGCCAATACCTTGACCACCTGCCGAAACTCACGTTGTCCCTGCTATAAGAACTTCAACAGCTGTGCCGACTGCCACTGCGTGGGATGCAAGAATCCCCACAAAGAGGACTACGTGGAGAGCGACCACGATGACGACGACTTCGAAGAAGTACTTAAGGAAGCACCAGAGCCAGAGCCGGTGGAGCAGGCAGCAGAAGAGCCCAAGCAGGAGGAAACCAGTGTGGATATGGTGCCAGCCACGAACGGCGCCATCCAGTTTGTGCTGCTCTCCGACATGATGACCGCGCCGTATCCCGTGGTGCTGATGGAGAACGAGACCGGCGGCGTCCAGG GCTTCAACATATTCCAGGACAACAAGCCCGTTGATCCGGCCACAGCAGGCTACATCTACGTGCAGGTGcacaacaacaatagcaagATAAGCCTTCCCAAGTTCGCCTACGTGATGCCGCCGCCTGCTCTGCCGGAGCCACCGGCTCCATCGCTCTCGCCACCACCTCCGCCGCCGGCTCCTTCGCTCTCGCCTCCCCCTCCGCCACCGGCTCCGGAAAGGGAGGTCATCGAGCCGCCGGCCAAGAAGTTCAGGACCAGCAGGACGCGCCGGGGCAGGGCCAACTTCTCGGCCCTCGACACGGTGGACGAGCTTGTCAGTGGCGGATCCAGGAGTAACTCTGCCGCTGGCGACAGACTCTCAGCCACTGACAACGCCCACCTGCTGTTCGAGGAGATCATGTCCGGCTCGGACGACCTGTAA
- the LOC108029119 gene encoding uncharacterized protein LOC108029119, producing the protein MKPLIVLVLVGLLAGSCHIAHSQEPGEVVVEQEASESDDALKVKQSQATIAAQVEAMLQHFQQEDPQGLPGVPVPDPLEVPNVKKSMGMANLDMKQVKAHGLSKFRIDKMNLDLKEMKFNGGLQLDQMLVKGQYTLSSFFSKANGPFTVVLKNVYAEATAFLAVERDGHLATDRIKIDITFSDMTMDFQNLGLVGSVFQSVVNGAPNLVFDAMKPFMLQEADKKLRSEIDTMIQNTLGERRLPNSITPLDSAIAMARKMVREKGYDPYHLPDVNRTMGVFSVQLAHTWINGISSFYRVGNITAGMANKTVSVVLQIGTQQVTGAGQWEVGLGMMTRVGHVQFTVQHIRATVGVSQSLDTRKRAQITDLQFDMGNIQVRCDGAGTLDYVMEFAVNVIPNLLRYQIMDAIENPIKQRVQEKFNTIDVEQVIKNMAQNDFQVDPKLLGL; encoded by the exons ATGAAGCCCCTGATAGTGCTCGTGCTCGTGGGCCTGCTGGCAGGCAGCTGCCACATTGCCCACTCCCAGGAGCCAGGAGAAG TGGTCGTGGAGCAGGAGGCCAGCGAGTCCGATGACGCACTTAAGGTCAAGCAGAGCCAGGCCACCATCGCCGCCCAGGTGGAGGCCATGCTGCAGCACTTCCAGCAGGAGGACCCACAGGGCCTGCCCGGCGTGCCCGTGCCCGATCCCCTGGAGGTGCCCAATGTCAAGAAGAGCATGGGCATGGCCAATCTGGACATGAAGCAGGTCAAGGCCCATGGACTCTCCAAGTTCCGCATTGACAAGATGAACCTGGACTTGAAGGAGATGAAG TTCAACGGTGGCCTCCAGCTGGATCAGATGCTGGTCAAGGGGCAGTACACGCTGAGCTCCTTCTTTTCCAAGGCCAATGGACCCTTCACCGTGGTTCTGAAGAACGTCTATGCCGAGGCCACCGCCTTCTTGGCCGTCGAGCGGGACGGCCACCTGGCCACGGACCGCATCAAGATCGACATCACCTTCTCGGACATGACCATGGACTTCCAGAACCTCGGCCTGGTGGGCAGCGTCTTCCAGAGCGTGGTGAACGGGGCCCCCAATCTGGTCTTCGACGCCATGAAGCCCTTCATGCTGCAGGAGGCGGACAAGAAGCTGCGCAGCGAGATCGACACCATGATCCAGAACACCCTGGGCGAGCGCCGGCTGCCCAACTCGATAACGCCGCTGGACAGCGCCATAGCCATGGCCCGCAAGATGGTGCGGGAGAAGGGCTACGATCCGTACCACCTGCCCGATGTGAACCGCACCATGGGCGTGTTCAGCGTCCAGCTGGCCCACACCTGGATCAATGGCATCTCGAGCTTCTACCGGGTGGGAAACATCACCGCTGGCATGGCCAACAAAACGGTGTCGGTGGTCCTTCAAATTGGCACGCAGCAGGTGACTGGAGCCGGCCAGTGGGAGGTGGGTCTGGGCATGATGACCCGCGTGGGCCACGTCCAGTTCACCGTGCAGCACATCCGCGCCACCGTGGGCGTGAGCCAGTCCCTGGACACGCGCAAGCGGGCGCAGATCACCGACCTGCAGTTCGACATGGGCAACATACAGGTGCGATGCGACGGAGCGGGTACGCTGGACTACGTCATGGAGTTTGCGGTGAACGTGATTCCCAATCTGCTGCGCTACCAGATCATGGACGCCATCGAGAACCCCATCAAGCAGCGCGTCCAGGAGAAGTTCAACACCATCGACGTGGAGCAGGTCATCAAGAACATGGCCCAGAATGATTTCCAAGTTGACCCAAAGTTGTTAGGCTTGTGA